The DNA sequence CCTTGCTGATGTGATGTGTTTTACATCGCACCGACACCATTGTGTTTGTGTGAAGCTCGAGAGTCAACAAATGCAGGCTGCTTTTCAGTCTGATGACTCAAGCAGAGTTGGTTTCTGATTCCCCTTTACTAGACGTCTAAGGGGGGTAAGGGTGCTTTCGCTTTCGATATAGGCCCCAACGGGACTGTTCGAGTCGTAATAGCTCCTGTCCTGGGCTTTTTAGATAGTTCACTCTGCTTCGGGCCGGGCCGGCTTTCGAGTTGAAACTCCGCTCCTCAGCTTAAGAGTCGTTACACGACACCTCTTCGGAGGTTTCTGGCTGAAGAGTTTGACggttttgaggtgagcgaagcaAGCAAGCCTCGCGTTAGGCTTTCGAGTTTCCCTGTTCGAGAGAGCTCCTTGGCCTGGGCTCTCGACGCAACTAGGCGAAAGGTATAGTTCGTACTCGCATGTTGCTGTGGTCTCCGTCTCAGTCTCGTGCCTTCGTTCCGTCGGTATAGGTATACAGTAAAATACCTGCCTCGAAGTCCCGTCAGTTGAGTGCCGTCAGTCAGTGTTCTCAAATCCCAGATCCCCATAGTCTCCGGCGAGTGGAGGTTACGCAGTATCAGCTTTTCTGCCAAAAGAGCTCGTGTAGTTCTCAGAATACACCTACTTGCAGGCGTTTTTGCTAAGTAGTTCTTTTACCAACAGCGCTCGCTGACTGATACTGAGGGACTGGACACCGATACCGCCTACGAGCGGCGGCCTGCGGCTTGTGGCTTGCTTGATAAGGGAAACAGAAGACGTCCCTCAAAGCCCCCATAAGCTAGTTGGGCGATCCCTACGTTTTTAAATTACCATAAGCTCTTAGCTACTCTACTATAAGGCTAAGGGGTATTACTTGACTGAAAGAGTACTCATATGTTGGGTTCCAAACCTTCCAACATCTGACTTATATACAGGTATTAATCGACTTAAGGAGCACGAATACAAATAGTAGCTACCTCGCGAGAGGGATGAGAGTAGTGTAAAAAAGTTCCATGAGGGTAGCTGCCTATTGCAGGAGTTCCTGACCTGAAGGGACACCAGCAAGCTGCTACTGAATGTGAACAAAGTCAAGGAGAACGTAGTTCACGATAGAATTAGGTATTTTATTTGACTTCTGAAGTGACCGAACGAAGTGTTGGATTGATTCAATACCGAATCCCAGATCCCTATAGACGACTAATGGTAGGGGCCCCAACACCCATCGTGAACGTAGTTCACTGCTCAGGCAAGGGATATACGACAATACCGACTGAACGAAGCGGTAGTGTTTCAGGCAGGAGGGAGATTTTTTAGCCCGGACAAGCCGCCTCTAGGAAGGCCCCTACTGAACGGCTACAGCATAGGAAAGATATATAGTATTGTTTATTTTCTGCTCTTCTGCTGTCTTCGATGTTGAACTTACCTTTCGTCCTTTTACTACCAGAGCAGAACTACCCACTGAGCCATTCAGTGTTTGTGCGCTTAGTTCAGCTTCGTAATTCGGGTGAAAGATAGGTATATTACATCATAGCGAGCCAAAATGTTACTCGGATCCTCCATTTACGGAGAATGAAAAAGCAAACGCAAAAGTAATTGCTTAAGTAAGGGCGAGTGCGCTTGAGTtgataaaaaaaagtatgaGGAAGAACGAAGTAAGCACTTGCCCCGGCGTGTTGGGTTTCCTTTCCTTCAGCCTCCCCCCACACGTTCCCAAACCGATCGAATTCCTTATTAATTCAGCGAGATGAGGGTAATGAAGCGCGAGGTCCATCATATGAGATTGGGTTAGTGGTCCGTGGAGGGAAAGACGATGTTGGGATGCGATAAGACGAAGCGGCAGCCTAGCTCTCTCGGAACTCCTTTTCGTAATTCTGTACCCCCTACCCCGCGTCCTACTACACCTACTCTATGACCCTCCATCCTAAGGGATCAACATCGAAGGCTCAGTGTGCCTATATCTCGGAAGGGGCAGATGACCGATggccgtctctctctctcttgatggtACCGAGCTGGCGAAGGGTGATTAACTTCCATCCGACTATATGGCCGGGTGCAGAACTTCCCCTGGATCTTAAGGAAAGGGTGCTCCAAAACAAGCTTTGTTTATTGGTTATTGGTGACGCCTCTCATGTTTCATCTATTGACTTTCATTACTCCATTCCCCGATCGGCGCACGGGTGGGCAGACGGGCACTGGGAGACCACCACGTCTGCTACCCACCCGAGCCAATTAGAATAAAAAAGGACAAAAGAATGAAGCTCCGGCCATATATTGGTTCTGAGGATGGGAGGTATGCCCGTATGCTTGGCGAGGTAAGACAACAATTCATTTCCACCCCGCACTCTTGTTGGCTCCTTAAGGAGTGGCATCTTGTGGTCAGTTGTCGATGTGCTTCGGATGTTATCGCCTGCCTTGTCTCTCCAAATACCAAGATCTGCCTGCCGTCAAACTCCTATTGATAGGCCAGTGGACTCAAGTCATTTGTAGTACCAAAGAATAGGAAGATGAAGGCCCCTATCGTCATGATCAAAGAAGTTTCTATGCACTCTACATCTCCCGGAGTAGCATATCACCCCTTGTTAGCATTCCATTCCCTGCTCTCCGAAGATCAGTAGTTAACCCAGCCTGCCTTCCTTTGAAGCTGCTTTGACTCTCTTGCCCTAGTTTACTCTCAAGTCCAGTAGGTGCTTTCTTCCTCGGCCTAGCTCTAGTTGCGCTATTGCGCTATTAAGGGCTGGGTGCATCTGTAGGGCGGGGGGCAGCAGTACGGCTTGTCTTACGACGCTGTGATGAAAGCCTGCCTTATGGACTCTTTTGATAAGGGAAGGGAGGACGGAACCCCACTTCGACTCACCAAGGAGAAGGTAAGTACTGTTACATCGTTTCTTCTGAAGTGATATAGATCAATGCCTGGACTGGGGGGGGGCGTCGGCCCACGGGAAAACGTTTGCAGATGCGACCATGAATCGAACCAGATCGAAACATTCAGCTGTCGACGGACAAACTTTGCCGGAACGTCGACCGCAAACGAAGGATGGCCAGGCCCCGGTTCCCAGGGTTAGGGTATTCCCTATTATGAGCCTACTCAGATCAGAACTAAACTAGTTGATTCTCTTTCGCCTATCGGCCGGCCGGCTTGTTGCAACCTTCGCATTTCCTGCTGAGATCCCAAGTCTCCAAGTGGGCCCTCTTGGCCACCCACGACCTTGGCTTTTTAGAGAATCCCGCTCCTGTGTCGTAGGACTTGTAGCTCGGCAGTCCACCGGGTGGGTTTGTTTATCCTTCCAGTTTCGAGTGTCTTCTTGGATAGTTATAGCGGCCCATAGGCGCGAGATGTAccttgtgggggggggggcggcGGTCCCCTGGACATAGTCCTTTCAGGCAGTGGCCGTTTAGTCCATGGTCCATTGGATGGTCGGTGCAAGGCCAGAAATTGGAACACATTGATTCCGCTCGTTCCCGTCCTTCGCTTCAGGGCCTGTCCCTCGGTGTGGTCAGTACTCCATACTGTCGGGCAGCGAAGCTTACACTTGTTCACTAATTATGACGGTTCACCAGGGCCTCTTTCCTCCTCCCTTTTCTGCTCACTCGTAGGGGTCCGGACCCCCACAAAGGGGGAGGGAGTCGACTGAACATCTCAGCCATTGGCGGGAATTTCGCCCGCATCCGATCCCCAATTCTTGTTCACCCCGGATGATCGTGTTGGGTGAATTGTGACCTCGTACGATCGTGTCGGGTGAGCAAGAGCCGCTTCGTCACAGTACTTACTTATGGGCTAACAGGTCACACTTTGGCCAAGTATCCTACAAAGAGACTCCCGAGAGCCAGAAGTATTAAAGGAATGGCCATAGGAATGGGCGCATCATGACATCGTAAGATGTCTCGCCCGAATGAATTAGTTGGTACTAGAAATGTTAGAAAAAGTGAACGAAAAGAGTAATAAGAAGTGAAAAGGACAGAGACACTTCCCAACCAGAAAGCAAAGTTCCCACTGATGGTATACTTAGTGTAAGCGAGCTCTAAGATCACATCTTTGGAATAAAATCCAGTTGGAAAAGGAAATCCAATTAGAGATAAGCTGCCCATGAGCATCATGGCATAGGTAAAAGGGAACGAGGAGGCAAGCCCCCCCATCTTCCGCATATCTTGCTCATCCGACATGGCATGAATCACCGAACCTGCACTCAGGAAtagtaatgctttgaaaaacGCGTGATTCATTAAGTGAAAGACGCTAACCGAATAGTTAGAGATGCCGCAAGCAAAGATCATATAGCCTAATTGACTGCAAGTTGAATAAGCTATGACCCTCTTTGGATCGTTCTGTAATATTCCAGTAGTTGCCGCAAGGAATGACGTCGTAGCTCCTGCAGAAGTAATAACAATCAAAGCCGTAGGTGGGTATTCAAATAAAGGGGAGCACCTTGCTATCATGAAAACGCCAGCTGTTACCATAGTAGCTGCATGAATCGAAGCGGATACTGGAGTGGGACCCTCCATAGCATCGGGTGACCAAGTATGCGATCCTATCTGTGCAGATTTCCCAGCAGCAccaataaaaagtaaaatacaAATAAGAGTTATGGCATTCAATCTCATATTGCaagaaatccaagaatttcTGGGGGCACTAGCACGAGcaaaaatggttgaaaagtCTACTGTTTGAAAGAGAGTAAAACGACCCGAAATCCCAGGAGCTGATCCAAAATCACCTACTCGATTGACAGGCATAGCTTTTGTAGCTGCTTTATCTGCCTGAAGTCGTGTAAACCAGAAATGAATTAACAAATATGAAGCAAGACCTACTCCCTCCCATCCCAGGAATAATTGAAGAGAGTTATCTCCAGTCACCAACATTGGCATAAAAAAAGTAGGAATGGATAAATAACACATAAATCGAGGGCTATGCGGATCCTCGGACATATATGAAATGGAATAAAGATGGACCAAGCTACTTATGGATGTAACCACAATTAACATCACTACGGTCGGGCTATCGAACACGGGGTCAGAAGTGAATTACGAGTCGGACCAAGCGAGAACCAAGCAAGGGATGAGCCCAATTATGAGTCAGGCGCGCGCCAGAACAAGCAAGTCCTTCCGCGCcctagctgatctacgaccaaagAAGCAACGGTcgagctgatctacgaccactctCTCCCGGTGGTCGAGCTGATCTACGAGCACCGTTGCGCGTTtgtgatctacgaccaccctggGTAAGGCTTTTCTTGCTGCGCCCCTAACAGAGTCAAGGCAacggtggtctacgatcagctagCTCAGCCGTTGCTTGGTTGCATGGGCGCTAACGcgcagtagtttgattgctgggCACGCTAGCGCGCTCCGGCTTTCTTCGCATGCTCCCCTTGCATGCAATGATGTGGTGGCGAACCTCTCATTCTAATTCAGTGCTCTCCGAACCGTGCGGGAAGGTTTCCCATCACACGGCTCACCAACTTGATCTTCCGCGGGAACCGTATGT is a window from the Macadamia integrifolia cultivar HAES 741 unplaced genomic scaffold, SCU_Mint_v3 scaffold_173A, whole genome shotgun sequence genome containing:
- the LOC122071015 gene encoding NADH-ubiquinone oxidoreductase chain 5 codes for the protein MYLLIVFLPLLGSSVAGFFGRFLGSEGTAIMTTTCVSFSSILSLIAFYEVAPGASACYLRIAPWISSEMFDASWGFLFDSPTVVMLIVVTSISSLVHLYSISYMSEDPHSPRFMCYLSIPTFFMPMLVTGDNSLQLFLGWEGVGLASYLLIHFWFTRLQADKAATKAMPVNRVGDFGSAPGISGRFTLFQTVDFSTIFARASAPRNSWISCNMRLNAITLICILLFIGAAGKSAQIGSHTWSPDAMEGPTPVSASIHAATMVTAGVFMIARCSPLFEYPPTALIVITSAGATTSFLAATTGILQNDPKRVIAYSTCSQLGYMIFACGISNYSVSVFHLMNHAFFKALLFLSAGSVIHAMSDEQDMRKMGGLASSFPFTYAMMLMGSLSLIGFPFPTGFYSKDVILELAYTKYTISGNFAFWLGSVSVLFTSYYSFRSLFLTFLVPTNSFGRDILRCHDAPIPMAIPLILLALGSLFVGYLAKV